In Candidatus Nealsonbacteria bacterium DGGOD1a, one DNA window encodes the following:
- the rpsJ gene encoding 30S ribosomal protein S10, translating into MASTITKKNKEIKETSRPKLRIKLRAYDHKVVDNCTKQIIETINRYGAEILGPIPLPIEIHKYTVNRSTFVHKDAREQFEIRVHKRLLDIVNPTPKVIDSLRNLTLPAGVDIEIKM; encoded by the coding sequence ATGGCATCAACGATTACAAAGAAAAATAAAGAGATCAAGGAAACTTCCAGGCCCAAATTGAGGATTAAGCTTCGGGCATACGATCACAAGGTGGTTGATAATTGCACCAAGCAGATCATTGAGACGATAAATCGTTATGGCGCCGAGATTCTTGGGCCGATACCGCTTCCGATCGAGATTCACAAATACACCGTGAACCGGTCGACATTTGTCCATAAAGACGCGCGGGAGCAATTCGAGATTCGGGTGCACAAGCGTTTGCTGGACATCGTGAATCCGACGCCCAAGGTCATTGATTCGCTTCGGAATCTCACTTTGCCGGCGGGCGTGGATATTGAGATTAAAATGTAA
- the rplW gene encoding 50S ribosomal protein L23, with translation MAITDIFKKEGGKYSGVKKGAAVKKEKKAVAAKTGESVKTVRKVSGQAMRVLEHAHVTEKASKLVKINQYVFKVASGANKKEVARAVGNYYGVEVTGVNVVNVPGKRRRRGRGIVTEPGYRKAIVKIKEGQSIEVLPK, from the coding sequence ATGGCAATCACCGACATATTCAAAAAAGAGGGCGGCAAATATTCCGGCGTTAAAAAAGGCGCGGCGGTAAAAAAAGAAAAAAAAGCCGTCGCCGCCAAAACGGGCGAGAGCGTTAAAACCGTTCGCAAGGTCAGCGGACAGGCAATGCGGGTTTTGGAACACGCGCATGTGACCGAAAAGGCTTCAAAGCTTGTGAAAATCAACCAGTATGTTTTCAAGGTGGCAAGCGGCGCGAACAAAAAAGAAGTTGCCCGCGCGGTTGGGAATTATTACGGAGTGGAAGTCACGGGCGTGAATGTGGTGAATGTCCCCGGCAAGCGGCGCCGGCGCGGCCGCGGAATTGTCACGGAACCGGGCTATCGCAAGGCGATCGTGAAAATCAAGGAAGGCCAGAGCATTGAAGTTTTGCCCAAATAG
- the rpsC gene encoding 30S ribosomal protein S3, whose protein sequence is MAHKVHPKGFRIKDSSGWYSRGYYEKKFPAMLEEDFLIRQFLHKRLAGIGISEVEIDRFPGKMNVIISCVRPGLIIGRQGQGIEELRKKLEKLIFKGAKTGKTKKNGADLRVEIREITNPWASAAYIGQSIAAQIEKRMPYLKVLKQSIEKAMGSRDVQGVRVQVAGRLNGVEIARTAWLGKGRLPRQTIRADIDYELTEAHCTYGVIGIKVWVYKGEKL, encoded by the coding sequence ATGGCTCACAAGGTTCACCCAAAAGGATTCAGAATAAAAGATAGCTCGGGATGGTATTCCCGCGGTTATTACGAAAAGAAATTTCCCGCGATGTTGGAAGAAGATTTTCTGATACGCCAATTCCTTCACAAGCGCCTCGCGGGCATCGGCATTTCCGAGGTCGAGATCGACCGGTTTCCCGGCAAAATGAATGTGATAATTTCATGCGTGCGCCCGGGTCTTATTATCGGCCGCCAGGGGCAAGGGATCGAGGAGTTGCGGAAGAAATTGGAGAAATTGATTTTCAAGGGCGCGAAAACCGGCAAAACAAAAAAGAACGGCGCGGATTTGCGCGTTGAAATCAGAGAAATCACGAATCCTTGGGCGTCGGCGGCTTATATCGGCCAATCAATCGCGGCGCAAATCGAGAAGCGGATGCCTTATTTGAAGGTTCTGAAACAATCGATAGAGAAGGCTATGGGTTCGCGGGATGTGCAGGGAGTGAGGGTTCAGGTGGCGGGAAGGTTGAACGGTGTTGAAATCGCGCGCACGGCGTGGCTTGGCAAGGGGCGTTTGCCGCGGCAAACCATTAGGGCCGATATTGATTACGAGCTGACCGAAGCGCATTGCACCTACGGCGTTATCGGAATAAAAGTGTGGGTGTACAAAGGGGAAAAGCTGTAA
- the rplN gene encoding 50S ribosomal protein L14, with amino-acid sequence MIQLRTMLKVADNTGARIVQCFHVSGGTRRRYAAVGDVVMAAVKEADPRKMVKKHEKVRVVIIRQKKEYKRQDGTYVRFDDNACVVLEGKTMEPKGGRIFGPVAKELKEKGYDKVAALAEELV; translated from the coding sequence ATGATTCAACTTCGAACAATGCTTAAGGTCGCGGATAACACAGGGGCAAGGATCGTCCAGTGTTTTCATGTGTCCGGCGGTACGCGCCGGCGGTACGCGGCGGTGGGCGATGTGGTAATGGCCGCGGTCAAAGAAGCCGATCCGCGCAAGATGGTTAAGAAACACGAAAAAGTGCGGGTGGTGATCATTCGGCAGAAAAAAGAGTACAAACGCCAAGACGGCACATATGTGCGCTTCGACGACAACGCCTGCGTGGTTTTGGAAGGCAAGACAATGGAACCCAAAGGCGGAAGGATTTTTGGACCGGTTGCCAAGGAATTAAAAGAGAAGGGTTACGATAAAGTGGCGGCGTTGGCCGAAGAACTGGTATAA
- the rplE gene encoding 50S ribosomal protein L5 translates to MAYLLEKYKKEAVPAMMKQFGYRNEMEVPKIEKVVVNCGFGRLVSGKTKDEQKKIQEAVARDLTQICGQKAMVTQAKNSISSFKIREGQNIGAKSTLRRGKMYDFLERVITVALPRSRDFQGIPPKGIDQAGNLTFGIKEHIAFPEISPEKINFIFSFEITVVTTAETKEEGAALFKLLKFPIRES, encoded by the coding sequence ATGGCTTATTTATTGGAAAAATATAAAAAGGAAGCGGTGCCGGCAATGATGAAGCAGTTCGGCTATCGCAACGAAATGGAGGTTCCCAAGATTGAAAAAGTTGTGGTCAACTGCGGTTTTGGCCGTTTGGTTTCGGGCAAAACCAAGGATGAACAGAAAAAAATTCAGGAAGCGGTTGCCCGCGACCTTACCCAAATTTGCGGCCAGAAAGCGATGGTAACGCAGGCGAAGAACTCAATTTCGAGTTTTAAGATCCGCGAAGGCCAGAATATCGGCGCCAAATCGACTTTGCGGCGCGGTAAAATGTATGATTTTTTGGAAAGAGTGATCACGGTGGCCTTGCCCCGGTCGCGCGATTTTCAGGGTATTCCCCCGAAAGGGATCGATCAGGCCGGCAATTTGACCTTTGGCATAAAAGAACATATCGCGTTTCCGGAGATTTCGCCGGAAAAAATAAATTTTATTTTCAGTTTTGAAATTACGGTAGTGACGACCGCGGAAACCAAGGAAGAAGGCGCGGCTCTGTTCAAACTTCTTAAATTCCCGATCAGAGAAAGTTAA
- the rplB gene encoding 50S ribosomal protein L2, with the protein MKTQLSKKRPEKHLLRPLKSKAGRNFSGRITVRHRGSGVKRMYRVVDFGQEKFGIAGKVIAMEYDPNRTAYLALVKYDDGDRRYILAADELAAGADIICGETAAIKTGNRVMLKNIPVGTEVFNIELQPGKGGKMVRSAGSAARVMATEGQFVQLQMPSKEVRKVPAECYASIGKASHPEYRFENYHTAGAMRRKGWRPTVRGSVMNPCDHPHGGGEGRTGIGLRHPKTPWGKPAMGVRTRNPRKWTSKLIVKRRAK; encoded by the coding sequence ATGAAAACCCAATTATCCAAAAAAAGGCCGGAAAAGCATTTGCTGAGGCCGTTAAAAAGCAAGGCCGGCAGGAATTTTTCCGGTCGGATCACGGTTCGCCATCGCGGCAGCGGCGTCAAAAGGATGTACCGCGTGGTTGATTTTGGACAGGAAAAATTCGGAATCGCGGGAAAAGTGATCGCCATGGAATACGATCCGAACCGCACCGCGTATCTGGCATTGGTGAAATACGATGACGGGGACCGGCGCTATATTTTGGCGGCCGACGAATTGGCGGCGGGGGCAGACATCATTTGCGGCGAAACCGCGGCGATTAAAACCGGCAATCGCGTAATGTTGAAAAATATTCCGGTCGGCACCGAAGTTTTTAATATCGAATTACAGCCCGGAAAAGGCGGGAAGATGGTAAGGTCCGCCGGATCGGCGGCGCGGGTGATGGCCACCGAAGGCCAATTCGTCCAATTGCAGATGCCTTCCAAAGAAGTGAGGAAAGTGCCGGCGGAATGTTACGCGTCGATCGGCAAGGCTTCGCATCCGGAATACCGATTCGAGAATTATCATACCGCGGGCGCGATGAGAAGGAAAGGATGGCGGCCGACGGTGCGCGGTTCGGTGATGAATCCCTGCGACCATCCGCATGGCGGCGGCGAGGGACGGACGGGTATCGGATTGAGGCATCCCAAGACTCCGTGGGGCAAACCGGCAATGGGCGTCCGGACCCGCAATCCGAGAAAGTGGACCAGCAAGTTAATTGTTAAACGAAGAGCGAAATAA
- the rpsS gene encoding 30S ribosomal protein S19: MARSLKKGPFVDEKLMEKVKKGGIAVIKTWSRRSTIVPEMIGLAFAVHNGKEFISVKPNEEMVGHKLGEFSPTTKFHRHGGKMQKDLEAKQASAGAATVAASTKKK, translated from the coding sequence ATGGCACGAAGCTTAAAAAAAGGTCCTTTCGTGGACGAGAAGTTAATGGAAAAAGTCAAAAAGGGCGGCATCGCGGTTATTAAGACTTGGTCGCGCCGGAGCACGATTGTTCCCGAAATGATCGGGCTGGCGTTCGCGGTTCATAACGGCAAAGAATTCATTTCGGTCAAGCCCAATGAAGAAATGGTGGGGCATAAGCTGGGAGAATTTTCTCCGACGACCAAATTCCATCGCCACGGCGGGAAGATGCAAAAGGATCTTGAAGCCAAGCAGGCGAGCGCCGGAGCGGCAACCGTCGCGGCATCGACAAAGAAGAAATAG
- a CDS encoding type Z 30S ribosomal protein S14 translates to MATKAQIAKSKRTPKFKSRVVRRCFKCGRKHGYMRKFGLCRICFREAANKGLIPGVTKSSW, encoded by the coding sequence ATGGCAACAAAAGCACAAATCGCCAAATCAAAAAGGACTCCCAAATTCAAATCAAGGGTCGTGCGCAGATGTTTTAAGTGCGGCAGAAAGCACGGCTATATGAGGAAATTCGGTTTATGCCGGATTTGTTTCCGCGAGGCGGCCAACAAAGGTTTGATTCCGGGGGTGACGAAAAGCAGCTGGTAA
- the rplP gene encoding 50S ribosomal protein L16 has protein sequence MLMPKKVKHRKWQKGRRRGIGLSYRGAELNYGSFGLKALEEKWISSRQIEAGRRAILRYLKKGGKLWIRIFPDKPVTSKGEEVPLGGGKGGVDHYAFVVKPGRLMFELDGVKEDIAREALEKAGDKLPIKTRFVKKEF, from the coding sequence ATTTTAATGCCGAAAAAAGTTAAGCATCGCAAATGGCAGAAGGGCCGCCGCCGCGGTATCGGTCTTTCGTACCGCGGAGCCGAGTTGAATTACGGCAGTTTCGGTTTGAAAGCGCTTGAGGAAAAATGGATTTCTTCGCGCCAGATCGAGGCGGGCCGCCGGGCGATTTTAAGATATTTGAAGAAGGGCGGCAAGCTTTGGATCAGAATATTCCCGGACAAGCCGGTAACCAGCAAAGGCGAAGAAGTGCCTTTGGGCGGCGGCAAGGGAGGAGTCGACCATTACGCTTTTGTGGTGAAACCCGGACGCTTGATGTTCGAGCTGGATGGCGTTAAAGAAGATATCGCCCGCGAGGCGCTTGAGAAAGCCGGCGATAAATTGCCGATCAAAACCAGATTTGTCAAAAAAGAATTCTAA
- the rplV gene encoding 50S ribosomal protein L22 yields MAITVKLRNLKITARKVRMVADLVRYKSTTEAEAILRFTAKKASLPILKLLQSAMATAKNTYKLDPNNFYIDRLMVNDGPMSERVFPRSRGRADKLQKRTAHITMILKEKLKVEKSKIKIKE; encoded by the coding sequence ATGGCAATCACGGTAAAATTACGAAATTTAAAGATCACCGCCCGGAAAGTGAGGATGGTGGCGGATCTGGTGAGATATAAATCGACGACCGAGGCCGAAGCGATTTTGAGATTTACCGCCAAGAAGGCCAGTTTGCCGATATTGAAGCTTTTGCAATCGGCAATGGCGACGGCGAAGAATACTTATAAATTGGATCCGAATAATTTTTATATTGATCGATTGATGGTCAACGACGGCCCGATGTCGGAAAGAGTTTTTCCCAGATCGCGCGGCCGCGCCGACAAACTGCAAAAAAGAACGGCCCATATCACGATGATACTTAAAGAAAAGTTAAAAGTTGAAAAATCAAAAATCAAAATCAAAGAATAA
- the rplD gene encoding 50S ribosomal protein L4, producing MQVTTYNQKGEAAGTIELPKDLFEVKMNRDLVYQVATTQMNNRRQSTAHTKGRGQVSGGGKKPWRQKGTGRARQGSIRSPQWRHGGVVFGPTNEKIYGGKINKKMRRKALAMILTAKVSANSLFFLESLAVSQPKTKEMLRVLESVRKVNDNFKKGKIMIALPAAAKNEILASRNLADVKTIEAAKLNVLDLLNTKCLLMPVGAISDIGAIAAKKPAESKKKEAVKIVKTVKKPVNKKK from the coding sequence ATGCAAGTTACGACATACAATCAAAAAGGGGAAGCCGCGGGGACGATTGAACTTCCGAAAGATTTGTTCGAAGTCAAGATGAACCGGGATTTGGTTTATCAGGTGGCGACGACCCAGATGAATAACCGGCGGCAGTCAACGGCGCATACGAAAGGCAGGGGCCAAGTATCCGGCGGCGGCAAGAAACCGTGGAGGCAGAAGGGTACCGGCCGCGCGCGCCAGGGATCGATCAGATCGCCGCAATGGCGCCATGGAGGAGTGGTTTTTGGCCCGACCAATGAAAAGATTTACGGCGGAAAAATCAACAAGAAAATGAGACGAAAAGCCTTGGCGATGATATTGACGGCCAAAGTTTCGGCCAATTCGCTGTTCTTTTTGGAAAGTTTGGCGGTCAGCCAGCCCAAAACCAAAGAAATGCTCCGAGTTTTGGAAAGCGTCAGAAAAGTCAACGATAATTTCAAAAAGGGAAAGATAATGATCGCATTGCCCGCGGCGGCCAAAAACGAAATTTTGGCGAGCCGCAATCTTGCCGATGTGAAAACGATTGAAGCGGCCAAGCTCAATGTTCTTGATTTGTTGAATACCAAATGTTTGTTGATGCCGGTGGGAGCGATCAGCGATATTGGCGCGATCGCGGCCAAAAAGCCGGCCGAAAGCAAGAAAAAGGAAGCGGTAAAGATCGTCAAAACCGTGAAGAAACCCGTGAATAAAAAGAAATAG
- the rpsQ gene encoding 30S ribosomal protein S17 has translation MKHQLTGKVVSDKMAKTVVVLVERLKEHPKYHKRYKVSKKYKAHCETGEYKIGDAVVIEECRPMSADKRWKVAGKIAAAKAEEKEVKTAE, from the coding sequence ATGAAGCATCAATTAACAGGAAAAGTCGTGTCCGACAAAATGGCTAAAACCGTGGTGGTTTTGGTCGAGCGTTTAAAGGAACATCCGAAATACCACAAACGGTATAAGGTGAGCAAGAAATATAAAGCTCATTGCGAGACCGGCGAATACAAGATTGGCGACGCGGTGGTGATCGAGGAATGCCGTCCGATGTCGGCCGATAAGCGCTGGAAAGTGGCCGGAAAGATCGCCGCGGCCAAGGCGGAAGAAAAAGAAGTTAAAACCGCCGAGTAG
- the tuf gene encoding elongation factor Tu, with the protein MAEKEKFVRGKSHLNIGTIGHVDHGKTTLSAAILHSLNLKGNKVAMKSIDQIDSAPEEKQRGVTINIAHLEYETDKRHYAHIDCPGHADYIKNMITGAAQMDGGILVVSANDGAMPQTREHILLAHQVGLPSLVVFLNKCDMVDDPEMIDLVESEVRELLKKYHFPGDEIPFVRGSALKALDAKTVDDPAVKPILDLMNKVDEYIPEPVRDTDKPFLMAVEDVFSIAGRGTVATGRIERGIVHANEEIELVGIKPTSKSTAVSIEMFQKILDEGRAGDNVGILLRGLKKEDVERGQVLAKTGSITPHTEFASEVYILTKEEGGRHTPFFSGYKPQFYVRTCDVTGEVTLNPGVEMVMPGDTVTFNVKLINPIALEEKSKFAIREGGKTVGAGVVTKIVK; encoded by the coding sequence ATGGCAGAAAAAGAAAAATTCGTCAGAGGCAAATCTCATTTGAACATTGGCACCATCGGCCATGTCGACCATGGCAAGACCACTTTGAGCGCGGCGATTTTGCATTCCTTAAACTTGAAAGGAAACAAGGTGGCGATGAAGTCAATCGATCAGATCGATTCGGCTCCCGAAGAGAAACAGCGCGGCGTGACGATTAACATCGCGCATTTGGAGTATGAGACCGACAAAAGACACTATGCCCACATTGATTGCCCGGGACATGCCGATTACATCAAAAATATGATCACCGGCGCGGCGCAGATGGATGGCGGTATTTTGGTGGTTTCCGCCAATGACGGCGCGATGCCGCAAACCCGCGAGCACATTTTGCTGGCGCACCAAGTCGGTTTGCCGTCCTTGGTGGTGTTTCTGAACAAATGCGATATGGTGGATGATCCGGAAATGATTGATTTGGTGGAATCCGAAGTGCGTGAATTATTGAAGAAATACCATTTCCCCGGAGATGAAATTCCTTTCGTGCGCGGGTCCGCGCTGAAAGCGCTTGACGCGAAAACCGTTGATGATCCGGCGGTGAAACCGATCCTTGATTTAATGAATAAAGTTGACGAGTATATCCCCGAGCCGGTGCGCGACACCGACAAGCCTTTCCTGATGGCCGTGGAAGATGTGTTTTCGATCGCCGGCCGCGGAACCGTGGCAACGGGCAGAATCGAACGCGGCATCGTGCATGCCAACGAAGAAATTGAATTGGTTGGCATCAAACCCACCTCCAAGAGCACGGCGGTTTCGATCGAAATGTTCCAGAAAATTTTGGATGAGGGCCGGGCGGGCGACAATGTGGGTATTTTGTTGCGCGGATTGAAAAAGGAAGATGTTGAACGCGGCCAGGTGCTTGCCAAGACCGGCTCGATCACTCCCCACACCGAATTCGCTTCCGAAGTTTACATTTTGACCAAGGAAGAAGGCGGCCGCCACACTCCGTTCTTCAGCGGTTACAAGCCACAGTTTTATGTTCGCACCTGCGATGTGACCGGCGAGGTAACTTTGAATCCCGGAGTTGAAATGGTGATGCCCGGCGATACGGTCACTTTCAATGTGAAATTGATCAATCCGATCGCGCTGGAAGAGAAATCCAAATTCGCCATCCGCGAAGGCGGCAAAACCGTGGGTGCGGGCGTGGTAACCAAGATAGTAAAGTAA
- the rplX gene encoding 50S ribosomal protein L24: MKIIKGDNVLVISGKDRAKTGKVLTALPKNGRIVVEGVNIAKKSQKPRQQGQKGQIVSLPKSIDASNVKLICPKCGKAARVGYKVIEGGENGGKKTVRICRKCLAEI, encoded by the coding sequence ATGAAGATAATTAAAGGCGACAATGTGTTGGTGATATCCGGGAAAGACCGCGCCAAGACCGGAAAGGTTTTGACGGCGTTGCCCAAGAACGGGCGGATCGTGGTGGAGGGCGTGAATATCGCCAAAAAAAGCCAAAAACCGAGACAACAGGGGCAAAAGGGCCAGATCGTTTCCTTGCCAAAATCCATCGACGCGTCCAATGTGAAGCTTATTTGTCCCAAATGCGGCAAGGCGGCGAGAGTCGGATATAAAGTGATCGAAGGCGGCGAGAATGGCGGCAAAAAGACGGTCAGGATTTGCAGAAAGTGCCTGGCCGAGATATAG
- the rpmC gene encoding 50S ribosomal protein L29, which translates to MKTSELRQKNKQELAVILDEKLAKLAELRFDLSAGKVKNLKEVRQIKLDVARIKTLQNETIEN; encoded by the coding sequence ATGAAAACTTCCGAATTGCGCCAAAAAAATAAACAAGAATTAGCCGTGATACTGGATGAAAAACTTGCCAAGCTGGCCGAGTTGAGATTTGATTTGTCGGCGGGCAAAGTGAAGAATTTGAAAGAAGTCCGGCAGATAAAGCTGGATGTCGCGCGAATAAAAACTTTGCAAAACGAAACCATAGAAAATTAA
- the rplR gene encoding 50S ribosomal protein L18 — MSIRNKIKHKIQRKTDRHRRVRARISGTAAKPRLCVFRSNKHILAQLIDDQKGVTLAVSSDLKAVKAAGRKGELSEKCALAFTVGESIAKAAQELKAKQVVFDRGAYRYHGRVKSLAEGARKGGLEF; from the coding sequence ATGAGCATCAGAAATAAAATCAAGCATAAAATACAGCGGAAAACGGATCGGCATCGCCGCGTTCGCGCCCGGATTTCGGGTACGGCGGCAAAACCTCGGTTGTGCGTATTCAGGTCAAACAAGCACATTCTGGCCCAGTTGATTGACGACCAAAAAGGAGTGACATTGGCGGTCAGCAGCGATTTGAAGGCGGTAAAAGCGGCCGGTCGGAAAGGCGAGTTGTCCGAGAAATGCGCGTTGGCGTTTACGGTTGGCGAGTCGATCGCCAAAGCCGCGCAGGAATTGAAAGCCAAACAAGTTGTGTTTGATCGGGGAGCTTACCGTTATCACGGCCGAGTGAAGAGTTTGGCGGAAGGCGCGCGCAAAGGAGGATTGGAATTCTAA
- the rplC gene encoding 50S ribosomal protein L3 produces the protein MKFILGKKIGMTEIFAAGGKRMPVTMIEAGPCRVTQLKTKENDGYAAVQLGFGDIDSKRVKKSQAGKPFRTIKEYRGVDGGLDLKAGDSVKVDSFKEGDVIKVSGLSKGKGFQGAVKKHGFKGRLSCTHGTKHELRNVGSVGMGGAAIRKGKKMPGRMGVDRVTVKNLKIVMVDAEKNLMAILGAVPGRKGTLLEIRG, from the coding sequence ATGAAATTCATTTTAGGAAAAAAAATCGGAATGACGGAGATCTTCGCCGCCGGCGGCAAAAGGATGCCGGTTACGATGATCGAGGCCGGACCTTGCCGGGTGACGCAATTAAAGACCAAGGAAAACGACGGTTACGCGGCGGTGCAGTTGGGATTTGGCGATATTGATTCAAAGCGCGTCAAAAAGAGCCAGGCGGGAAAGCCGTTTCGGACCATTAAAGAATATCGGGGCGTTGACGGCGGTTTGGATTTGAAAGCCGGCGATTCGGTCAAGGTGGACAGTTTCAAAGAGGGAGATGTCATTAAAGTTTCCGGCCTTTCCAAAGGCAAGGGTTTCCAGGGGGCGGTTAAAAAGCATGGTTTTAAAGGAAGACTTTCCTGCACGCACGGTACCAAGCACGAATTGCGCAATGTCGGTTCGGTGGGAATGGGCGGCGCGGCGATCCGCAAAGGGAAGAAGATGCCGGGACGGATGGGCGTTGACCGGGTTACCGTGAAAAATTTGAAAATCGTGATGGTTGACGCGGAAAAGAATTTGATGGCAATTTTGGGCGCGGTTCCGGGAAGAAAAGGAACATTATTGGAAATACGCGGATAA
- the rpsH gene encoding 30S ribosomal protein S8, whose protein sequence is MLTMIRNAQAVEKPLVAVPYSSIKYAIAKILERKGLVAGVEKKSRKIKKTGKTHPCLEISLKYTNKIPAISGYKKVSKPGLRVYVAASDIKRVKQGHGIGIITTSKGLMTEYEAKKQNIGGEMLCEIW, encoded by the coding sequence ATGTTAACAATGATCCGCAACGCGCAGGCGGTGGAAAAGCCGTTGGTGGCGGTGCCGTATTCGAGCATAAAATACGCCATTGCCAAAATTCTGGAAAGAAAAGGGCTTGTCGCGGGCGTGGAAAAAAAGAGCCGGAAAATAAAAAAGACCGGCAAAACGCATCCTTGCCTGGAGATTTCGTTGAAATACACGAATAAAATTCCGGCAATTTCGGGTTACAAAAAGGTTTCCAAGCCGGGTTTGAGGGTTTATGTGGCCGCGAGCGATATCAAAAGAGTGAAACAGGGCCATGGCATAGGAATAATCACGACTTCCAAGGGATTGATGACCGAATATGAAGCCAAGAAACAGAACATCGGCGGAGAAATGCTTTGCGAGATCTGGTAA
- the rplF gene encoding 50S ribosomal protein L6 produces MSRIGKKPIIIPSGVDVAIDGANITVKGPKGQLSRDFGSEVLITKEASVLTVNPANESKVARAMWGTVRMHLANMVQGVTQDFVKQLQIEGIGYRAAIEGKGLVLNMGFSHPVAINAEPGVVFKVEKNIISVSGCDKELVSKVAAQIRRVRPPEPYKGKGIRYVGEKVRKKVGKKAAAGAK; encoded by the coding sequence ATGAGCAGAATAGGCAAGAAACCAATAATCATACCTTCCGGAGTCGATGTCGCCATTGACGGCGCGAACATTACGGTAAAAGGTCCGAAAGGGCAATTATCGCGTGATTTCGGTTCGGAGGTTTTAATTACCAAGGAAGCGTCGGTTTTAACGGTGAATCCCGCCAATGAAAGCAAGGTTGCGCGCGCGATGTGGGGTACGGTCAGAATGCATTTGGCAAATATGGTTCAGGGAGTAACGCAGGATTTCGTCAAACAATTGCAAATTGAGGGAATCGGGTACCGCGCGGCGATTGAAGGCAAGGGTTTGGTTTTGAATATGGGATTTTCCCATCCGGTCGCGATCAATGCCGAACCGGGAGTTGTTTTTAAAGTTGAAAAAAATATTATCAGCGTGTCGGGTTGCGACAAAGAACTGGTTTCCAAGGTGGCGGCGCAGATTCGCCGGGTTCGGCCGCCGGAGCCCTATAAAGGCAAAGGAATCCGTTATGTCGGCGAAAAGGTGCGCAAGAAGGTTGGCAAGAAAGCGGCCGCCGGCGCGAAATAA